The window TGCGGGCACGGCGACCCCCGCCCGGCGCGAGGCTGCGCTGCGCTGGGACGGCGAGGCCAAGGCAAAGCTGGATGCGATCGTCGAGGCACAGCCCGTGCTTGTCCGCATTTCCGCGGCAAAGAACCTGCGCGATGCGGCCGAGCGGTCCGCCCGGCGCGCCGGCGAAGATCATGTGTCGGCCGACCGGCTGGCCGCAACGATGCTGGAAGGGGCTGGCCGATGATCCGCGCCGCCCCCGCCCCACGCCACTCATCCGGCGCATCGCCGGATGTCACGATCCTTTTGCAGCATTTGGACGCTGCTGGAGGGGCCGCCCGGGAGAGCCGCGTGTTGCAGCTCGTTGGGGCAAGGTTGGAGGATGAATCATGAGCGAAACTGAACGCTTTGGACCCGGGGCGTATCTCACTCCGGAAGAAGCAAAAGAATTTCACAAGATCTTCGTGAGCAGCTTTATCGGCTTCACCGTCGTGGCGATCATCGCCCACGTGCTGGTGTGGTCGTGGCGGCCCTGGCTGCCGAGTGTCAACGGCTATGCGATGCTGCATGACGCGACCCAGGTCGCCAGCGTCGCCCTCACGTCAATGCTGGCATAAAGGGAGACGACATCATGTGGAGACTTTGGCTCATTTTCGATCCGCGCAGGACCCTGGTCGCTCTGGCGATCTTCCTCTTCGTCCTGGCGCTGCTGATCCATTTCATCCTGTTGAGCACCGATCGCTTCAACTGGATCGAAGGACCGAAGACCGCACAGGCAGTGGCGACCGCTCCGGCGGCGACCTGACTTGCGCGAACCCGCCCGGGGAAGGCGGCGCCACGCGCCCCGGCCCCGGGATGGGCATGACAGCGATTTCCTCAGGATGGCCATCAGGATGGATGGCAGGGGTGTGCGATGGCACTGCTAAGCTTCGAAAGAAAGTACCGCGTTCGCGGCGGTACACTGGTCGGCGGGGATCTGTTCGACTTCTGGGTCGGACCGTTTTATGTCGGCTTTTTCGGCGTCACGACCGCGATTTTTTCAATCCTCGGTACGGCGCTGATCCTGTACGCGGCTTCGCAGGGCAATACCTGGAACCCGTGGCTTATTTCCATCGAGCCGCCGGCCATTGATTATGGCCTGGGCTTTGCGCCGCTGAACAAGGGCGGGTTTTGGCAGATCATCACGATTTGCGCGACGGGGGCGTTCGTTTCCTGGGCGCTGCGCGAGGTGGAAATCTGTCGAAAGCTTGGCATGGGCTATCATGTGCCGATCGCGTTCGGCGTTGCGGTTCTGGCGTATGTCACGCTGGTCATCGTGCGGCCCGTGCTGATGGGCGCATGGGGATATGGCTTTCCCTACGGCATCTTCAGCCATCTGAACTGGGTGTCGAACACGGGCTATGCCTATGTGAACTTCCATTACAATCCGGCGCACATGATCGCAGTGTCGTTCTTCTTCACGAC of the Sphingomonas sp. BGYR3 genome contains:
- the pufB gene encoding light-harvesting antenna LH1, beta subunit; translation: MSETERFGPGAYLTPEEAKEFHKIFVSSFIGFTVVAIIAHVLVWSWRPWLPSVNGYAMLHDATQVASVALTSMLA
- the pufL gene encoding photosynthetic reaction center subunit L, which translates into the protein MALLSFERKYRVRGGTLVGGDLFDFWVGPFYVGFFGVTTAIFSILGTALILYAASQGNTWNPWLISIEPPAIDYGLGFAPLNKGGFWQIITICATGAFVSWALREVEICRKLGMGYHVPIAFGVAVLAYVTLVIVRPVLMGAWGYGFPYGIFSHLNWVSNTGYAYVNFHYNPAHMIAVSFFFTTCLALALHGSLILSAVNPAKGTPVKTPEYEDTFFRDFIGYSVGTIGIHRVGLFLALSAGFWSAVCIVIAGPLYAGSWPEWWEWWRNIPIWS
- the pufA gene encoding light-harvesting antenna LH1, alpha subunit, producing MWRLWLIFDPRRTLVALAIFLFVLALLIHFILLSTDRFNWIEGPKTAQAVATAPAAT